gtattttgtcgcGGTTTTTTGCGTTTATCTCGTTTCCATTAATAGATAGAAATGTGCCGCCACTGACaaagttgtagggcttgaAGAGACCTACAAAACGAGAGGTCAGTCGTTCAGATTCGTTAAAAATTGAGCCCAGGGAAGCCTCTGGAAGTCGCGCTTTTAACGCGTGGCCGATCGTCGCCGCGGCGACGATCGGCCACGCGACTGTGCGTGTCGAGTCGAGTGCGCTCGGGACTCGGCGCGTATTTCGcttatctctctttttgagtataaagttaatgaaaaattgtaacatGAGCGAGTGTTTTATATGCAACGAGCCGTTAGGCGGCGATAACGTGTACGAAGTTAAAGCGAGAGGTGTGCAAACTCTGAAACGGGAAAttgtagaaagaaaaaacgaagaaCATCGGCGTTTGTTGGAAAACGCGCAAAACATTATTGTTCACAGAAGTTGCTACAAGCGTTACACCGATTTGAGGCAACCTCTTACGAATAATGTGAAAACTGATTTTGGCGAAATTGGTGAGCAAACCAACGAACAACCAACGACCGAGCCTGATTTCGATATCGCAAAGCAGATGAACAACATCACGAGACAACATCACGAGCGTCTTCGACGATGTGATAGACGGCAACGATTCAGACGAAGACGACGGTCCAACGTTACATTACATGGGCGAAGAGGACAAAGCTGACAACGAGAACGATGAACTTCCTATTGATACATCAAACACAGAACCTTCACCAAAGCGCTTGAAAATTCATaccgtttaattttattgatagcttttttcattatctttttcatgtcttttatttcacaataaatgtatcatttcatgatattaaatagaatttaaacgcaaaaaaccgcaacaaaatacattttttgtcgAGCGCACTCGACTCGACACGCACCGTTGCGTGGCCGATCGTCGCCGCGgcggcgcgccgccgccggcgaCGATCGGCCACGCGTTAAAAGCGCGACTTCCAGAGGCTTCCCTGGGCTCAATTTTTAACGAATCTGAACGACTGACCTCTCGTTTTGTAGGTCTCTtcaagccctacaactttGTCAGTGGCAGCACATTTCTATCTATTAATGGAAACGAGATAAACGCAAAAAAACCgcgacaaaatacattttttcccaCTTTCACCGGCTAGAACTcgacaaatattgattttaagttAGGGTCTTCACGAAATGAATTGTAGGGCTTTAAAAGAGCTACAAAATGAGAGGTTAATCAATCATGTACGGTCAAAATTCGCCgagttattgcgaaaaaacgaaatttttcattccccctccctcccttaaAAACCCATCGGTCCGATTAACCCGACAACTCAGAAATAAGCTCTTCTACATCCCCCCAACAACCCTAAAAAGGTTTCATAAATACCGCTTCACTTCCGAGCTCaaatgtctaatttgactggactaatatgttatatacaacCCAAACagcaagaagaaaagaattctttttaaaatctctatttatgaaattaattgttcTTCCGTATTTATTCTCTGTTCTAAAATAATGCTTAAGAGTTCAaaagaaaatcatttttatgtcATCAATTCTGAgtctttcttcaaatataaaaaaagttctttttataagaattcgtaataaattcaaaattatactttgatactattccaatattttgcattttgccaTCTCTGCACTGTATGATATCTCGGAGGTAtcacgaaaaatattagagcCAAGTGTCTCACAGGTTCGCCTTTTATCCTAGTGCGTAAGGATTTTTGCTTATGAGAAGATACTGGAGCATGTAGCCGCGTCGCGGCAGCGCATGTTACTAGCGCTCGCCCGAGCGAAAATTTTCTGAGTCCCCTCACGACATGTTGGTTTCGTGCCGCGGTCGTTATCTCCGGCGCAGTCCCAGCAAAAGTTTTCTAAGTGCCCTTGCGGCAAGTTGCTTTTGcgccgcggtcgttacctccggcgcAGTCCCAGCAAAAGTTTTCTAAGTGCCCTTGCGGCGAGTTGCTTTCGcgccgcggtcgttacctccggcgcCGCCCGagtgaaaattttctaagtacCCTCGCGGCGTCTGGCTTTCGCCGGGACAAATCGGTACGATGTCCAAGTCTTCTCGGATTGTTTTATTGGCTACGAATAAACTTGAGttgatctttataaaatataagagctAACTCGaccatatatataaataaatcgacCATATATTTGAATGCAAATGTTGCAGAGGTgtctttttcaaagatataatgTGATATCGAGTAATGACGTTTTGCAGATATTCTGtgaatatctgaaaataagatatctCAGATTTGACTAAAAATTGTAGGCATAAAGATATTTGGCTATATCTCAGATATATTTTGCTGTGTGGGTAGCTTTGAATAAGGATGTATTTGAGATATctaaaatcttgaaatttgcAGTCTTCCACTGCCCAACAAAAAAATTGGCAAACATAATCATTAATACCATTTCAAAGTACAGACTTTGACCTTTCAAATCcgggaagaaaaaatatataatcatacataattatatataaataatcatatataattatatatgaaaattggcacgatataattttatctgattatatatataaatatataattctacaaatttttatataattttatataattatatataactttatattaagatttacTTTCAaaggattatatattattatataaaattatatataattttatgtaataatatataatgaataaataaaaagtgaaataatttatttcatatattataacttggcACTGCTTGACGTGAGACAGTGCCgtgtgtctcttgataccgtttttataccactgttcgtcaaattttaaatacgagaaacgaatcctgtcgaatgccatctattggGATAATCCGAattcaaagtttatatataattatatataattatatataatcatatataatctacatggattcttatataatttgcatatgtacattatttctatatctttgacagataaaattatatatagttatatataattatataaatttatatattttaggatttacttaatttaaaaaaattctaattcatttctatataaatatattaatatatataattatataaaattatatataattttatgtgaggaatcagatataattttatataattatataaaaacatatatattttatataattatatattttaaaatatatttatatactattatatataaatatatataaatatattatatacttatatataattatataaaattttatataattttatataagaatctagatataattatattaaattatataaaagaatacatatttatatataattatgcccAGTTGTCTCGTCCGGATGGAATAATTATGTAGTCGTGCTCCTGCACGCTTCCAGACAACAGCATTATTCAAAGAATTGCCCCAAAGTAaaaagcgcgcgcgtgctcGTCAGCGCCCCCCGCACGGTTCGCGCTTCTAGGTGCCGCGCGCGCCCTCGCTCTCTATTGTGTTCTGTTCGTTTGTCTAGACAACACGCACTTTTCCGTTTTTTaggattttcttcgtttaGGATGCCGAAACATAGAGACAGGAAAGATAGCTCTCCCTCGAGACGCTCGAAAGGCAACAAAGCTCATCGTAAGCATCGCTCGCGAGTCTATTCGCCCGTGAGACGATCTCGAGATCTCTCGCGACATAGAGGAAGGTCACGTAGCTTTTCTGCGGACACCACGCGGACATCGAGGGATTCATCCGTTCGAGGCTCTCTTTCCAGAGACAGCTGCTTTCATATTCTTGAGCAGGTCCGTAAGCTTATCGCCGACCGAGCCGACGTGCCTAACCTCCAAGATCCTGCCCCCGAGGTTAGATCGCACGCAACGGATATTGCGCCCGTAAACGAGGCATTATCGGTCTCTCAGACCATAGCTCCTGCCTTAGAGCAATCAGCAAGCACTGAAGAACAGACGGTCGCACAAACCGACCGGGGCGTTGTACCAGGTATGTCCTCTTGTCGACCCACACTCTTTTCATTTATAGTGTGGCAAAGAGTGGGCATAACCGACTGTTTTCTTCTGTTTTGCTTTTTCTGTCTAGAGGCACCAGCGCCCACTAATGTTGGCGACGCTCTCTCTACAACTCCTGGCAATGTATCTTTTGCGGATCCTCCTTCCGCGGTCATTCCGGATTCTCAGGACACGGAGATCTTGTCAGAGTCAGATGCCCTAGCCAGAGATTTATTTGGAGGAGATCAGGCACCGTCCACCTCGTCTGCCTGGAACCCGATCATCCTGAATTCGATTCAGACTAAAGCCCGCGTCGGCCTAAAGGACGATATACGTACCAGCCTTCTTGCCAAATACGAAACAAAGGCGGACCTCGCGGCATTGGCTCCACCAAAACTCAACAAGGAATTACGCTCTGCCTTAACTCCGTCAGTTCTCAAACGTGACGAATATCAATCGCTCTCACAGGCTCAAGTAGGTGCCTGCCTCAACGCACTCGGTTCCGGCATGTCAATCCTGCTAAAGTCGGAAATTCGGCACAAGCTTAAGGACGACGCACGATCGGCCCTATCATTTCTCTCAGAGGGCATACATTTACTATCAGACCATCACTTTCGCCTCTCCCTAGCTAGAAGAGCGTTTACCAAGCtttcttttaatatcataGGGAAAAATGCCGCGAAGACGGCACCCATTGACGAATTCTTGTTTGGTCAAAACTTCGCGGAGACTCTTAAAGCAGCACAGGCATGTGAAAAAGCAGGACGCGACGTTTCTAAATCATCAGCCCTGGTGGGTAAGAAGACTTTGCAACCTGTCCGTCAGCAGGCGCCGCAGCGCCGTTTTCAGCCTCCTACGCATAAATCGCAGCCTCCGGGAAACCGGAAAGCTTCTGTTCGTCCAGCAACGGCTCGCCAAACAGGAGCCCCTTACACCAGGAGCCGTCACCATCGCTCTCGCTCTCACTCTCACTCTCGGTCccggccacgataccatcgATAGATACTGTAAGTACCGCCGGGCGCCTCCACAACTTTTCGTCACAATGGGCGGATATTACTACCGACCAATTAGTATTGGAGGCGGTACAGAGTTACCGCatcctttttacttttttacctCCACCGAGAGCAACTTTGAAAGAGATGGAATTTTCGCAGGTCACTGCTAAATTCTGTAATTTAGAAATTCAACGCCTTCGGCATAAAGGAGCCATTGAAGCGGTCGCACCCTGcgcaaaacaatttttatcccCGTTCTTTCTTATAGATAAATCATCAGGTGGCAAGCGCTTTATATTAAACCTACGTGAATTAAATACGTATATCGATCCGCTACATTTTAAGTTGGAAGACTGGCGGACAGTTATTCGCCTCATGCTACCGAGATCGCTAATGGCTACGTTAGATCTGGAAGACGCTTATCTGCTGGTTCCAATAGACAAAAATCATAGAAAATACTTGCGTTTCCAGTGGCGTGGAGTAACTTACGAATTTACCGCATTACCATTTGGCCTTTCGATAGCCCCATACATATTCACCAAAATCCTTCGACCTGTCGTATCTTACCTTCGCGAGAGAGGTTTCCAATCTATCGTTTACCTGGATGATTTTCTTTTGCTCGGCTCATCCATAGAGGAATGCCGAGCCAACGTTACCGCGACTATTAACCTCCTGCTGTCATTAGGCTTCAGGATAAATTATTCCAAGTCCTGTTTAGAACCATCGTATACCCGTAAATtcttaagatttatttttaattctaccGAGCAATCGATTTCGATTCCTCCTCACCGTCGGGAGAAATTATTacaagtaacaaaaaatatggcTCACAAATCAAGATGTTCTATTAAAGAACTCGCTAGCCTGATCGGATCGCTCATTTCGGTATGCCCAGTGGTTCAATATGGACTCctatatacaaaatgtttgGAACGAGAAAAATTCTTGGCTCTCAATAAGAGCAACGATAATTATTCAGCAACTATGGAGATTCCATCATATCTCCAATCAGATTTTGCATGGTGGATCAATATATTCTCAAATCCCAATCAATCTAATCAGATTCGTTCGGGCAGATTTAtcagagaaattttttcagatttttttttgaacGGTTGGGGAGCTTCGTGCGGCGAGCTGCGTACACACGGCTGGTGGTCGGCAGAAGATAGAGCTCTTCACATTAACGCACTCGAACTTAAAGCAGCCTTTTACGCCCTGCGCTGTTTCGCAGCGGACCTCTGCGATTGTGACATCCTGCTTCGTATTGACAACACAACCGCTTTAGCTTACGTCAATAAGTTTGGTTCTATCCAATTTCCACATCTTACCGAAATTTCAAGACAAATTTGGCGGTGGTGCGAAGATCGAAATATCTTCATTTTTGCCTCGTATATTTCCTCTATTGAGAACTCCATCACCGACGCTGAATCTCGAATCGCAGATCCCGATACCGAGTGGTCCCTATCCAACTATAATTTTCAGCGAGTAGCCAGAATCTTTGGTCCATTCGATGTAGACCTCTTCGCGTCTCTTCTCAATACCAAGTGCGATTCCTACGTTTCATGGTTCACAGATCCAGGATCTTTAGCAGTAGATGCGTTTACCCTCTCATGGGAGGGACTGAATTTTTATGCTTTTCTACCCTTTATTTTGTTATCACGCGTATTGAGAAAGATAGTAGACGAGGGCGCAAGGGGAACTTTGGTGGTGCCCTGGTGGCCTTCTCAAGCATGGTTTCCGTTGTTCCAACGTCTCTTAATATCTAAACCATTAATTCTTCCCCCCAGTTACTCTCTGCTTTCTTCACCTTTCAGGAATCATCATCCAGCGTGGAAAACTCTTTCCCTGGTGGCCGGGAAGTTATCAGGGAATCTTTCAGGGCCCGTCTAATACCATCAGTAGCTATACCAACAATGCTAGCTTCCTTGTCAGAAGCAACTATCAAGCAATACTCTCGCCCTCTTCACCTTTGGTGGAACTTTTGTCACCGCCGTCAGCTATCTCTATACTCTCCAACGGTCCCTCAGATGATATAATTTCTAGCTCAAGAACTCAACCCTACCGGCTCTTATTCGAGCCTAAATACGATGAGGTCGGCTATGTCGCTAATTTCTCAGAACGAAATCGGTCAACATCCGGCGGTTAAACGCTTTTGCAAAGGCGTTGCAGCGCGCAATCCGCCGCAACCTCGTTATGACTACGTTTGGGATCCGGCTCCGGTAATCGTGAAATTAGCTTCTATTTACCCATACGATTCATGTACTTTGAATGTCATTACCAAGAAACTGATTCTGCTTCTTGCTCTCGCCACGGGCCAGCGCGCACAAACACTCGCTTCCCTTAGAATATCTCAGATCTCGATTAATGACAAAATGATAATACGGATTCCTGACCGAATCAAAACCTCAGCACCGGGCCGCGCTCAACcccttttctatttttcgcGTTTCCAGGATCGCGAGAATCTCATCTGTATCGTTCGCCTAACAGAATATTACACAGATAAAACCAAAGATCTACGGCCATCGGCATGcgatttcctttttatttctcttactAAATCATACAAAGCTATTACGGCTCAAACGGTAAGCCGTTCGATTCGACAGAGCTTAGACAATTGCGgaataaatactaatattttCTCAGGTCACAGTACCCGTCACGCGTCAACGTCAAAAGCTGCAAAAAAGGGAGTTTTGCTCGACTCGATTAAGCGTGCGGCAGGCTAGACCGGTGAGTCCCGCGTTTTTGCAAACTTTTACAATAGGCCTATCATTAATCCAGAGGATTTCAGTGACGCAATTCTTTTACCATAAAGGTTTCAAGTATATCCTCTTAAGCATATTCCAAgtataatggaaaaaaaaaaaaaaaaaaaacagttgtTTCGTACGGTATCCTAATGCAATtgcttatataattatgcattGCCCATCTTATGTCATCAACACTAGTTtgtgattaatattatttttataatacagtATTTGGATAACAAATCGCGACTGTTTTTTGAACAGCTACATAATTATTCCATCCGGACGAGACAACTGGGCATAATTGTTAGATTGAACGAACTTACCTGTGAAGTTCGATCCTAATTATGCCCTGTGTCTCGTCCGGATGGACGCCCACCCTTGTCATTTTTCTCCTCTCCCTAATATATCGCGATTTGTCTTCTTTGAACTTATGAAGAGCGAGGGCGCGCGCGGCACCTAGAAGCGCGAACCGTGCGGGGGGCGCTGACgagcacgcgcgcgcttttTACTTTGGGGCAATTCTTTGAATGCTGTTGTCTGGAAGCGTGCAGGAGCACGACTACATAATTATTCCACCCGGACGAGACACAGGGTATAATTAGAATCGAACTTCACAGGTAAGTTCGTTCAATCtaacaattatacataattttatatgtttatatatagttatatataattttttttcccgggaatggaaaaaaaactttGGCCTACGCCGATTATTTAGCGAGATATCGCAATTTAAAGTAactcctatttttttatgatttcatCACAATACCGCCGGCCGCGGCATTTCCGTAACCCGATGTGCACTACGAGGAGGTTGCTCGGTCGGATTTTGCACATCATGTagatatgtgtatgtgtatgaagtgtacatgtataaattttcttttagtaaGAAGTATTGCCACTTCTTCACCGTATCACCTCGCGCAATCTTGAtctcatattaattaatgcatttatttttaaatttaattgaagaGGCACTGCGTGGCCTCAACTCaaatttggaataaaatttctcaatctgatgtaaaaaaatgcattaatatGAGATCAAGATTGCGCGAGGTGATACGGCGTAGAAGTGGCAACACTTCTTACTAAAAAAATcatgtacacacatacacatgtacactccatatacatacacatacctATATGATGTGTAAAATCCGACCAAGtagtccagtcaaaatacgattagatctagaaaaaattgcaacacaaggttttattacgtcattgtgttcagaaaaatatactgaataaCATATCCAAATTCCGTCATTTTCCGCTATCCCTAAGtaggttttttattaacaatttataaacaaattcgtttttctccacaaatacgataaatttcgaaatttctgTAGAGATCAAAGTTGTAGAGCAGACAAATATCTAATCAATATctaatctaataatataattaaagtttttttttatttaaaacggcAAAGCCCGTACTTTGAGATGGTATTAATGATTATGTTtgccaatttttttgttagtCGGTGGAAGACCGCAAATTTGAAGATTTTGGATATCTTAAATACGtccttatatatttaaagctGAACACGCTTTTGAGTATTAAACTGAGTGAAAATAGAACAAAAGCACTTTATAGTAGAAAGTTTGTCCTGTAAAaccctttaaaaaaatttattttacgttaattattcGCTAAGTAATCACAGTTTAAAAGTCCcgtgaaaaaagattatatataattatatataaatatatatgaaaaacaattaaggtaatt
The Temnothorax longispinosus isolate EJ_2023e chromosome 7, Tlon_JGU_v1, whole genome shotgun sequence DNA segment above includes these coding regions:
- the LOC139816784 gene encoding uncharacterized protein, with product MPKHRDRKDSSPSRRSKGNKAHRKHRSRVYSPVRRSRDLSRHRGRSRSFSADTTRTSRDSSVRGSLSRDSCFHILEQVRKLIADRADVPNLQDPAPEVRSHATDIAPVNEALSVSQTIAPALEQSASTEEQTVAQTDRGVVPGMSSCRPTLFSFIVWQRVGITDCFLLFCFFCLEAPAPTNVGDALSTTPGNVSFADPPSAVIPDSQDTEILSESDALARDLFGGDQAPSTSSAWNPIILNSIQTKARVGLKDDIRTSLLAKYETKADLAALAPPKLNKELRSALTPSVLKRDEYQSLSQAQVGACLNALGSGMSILLKSEIRHKLKDDARSALSFLSEGIHLLSDHHFRLSLARRAFTKLSFNIIGKNAAKTAPIDEFLFGQNFAETLKAAQACEKAGRDVSKSSALVGKKTLQPVRQQAPQRRFQPPTHKSQPPGNRKASVRPATARQTGAPYTRSRHHRSRSHSHSRSRPRYHR